gctcagaaatcgccccaaCGTTTTCattttaatgaggtcacgtgcgagcatcgaggcgtacgcatgggtcatgcgtacgcgtcgcttgtcattttaccatccacgcgtacgcgtcgccatgcgacttcatatccacgcgtgcgcgtctgttgcgcgtacgcgtcggtgtaTGCCCTCCAAATCTTTGATTTTCCAtaaattctccactttgcatgcttttctcttcactcctttgatccattcctagccttttcaacctaaattcactaacaaacacatcaaggcatctagtggaatcaaaggtgaattaaaattaccaatttaggggcttaaaaagcatgttttcacacttaagcacaaattaagggagaattacaaaaccatgctatttcattgaataaatgtgggaaaaggtgataaaattccccaaaataagcacaagataaaccacaaaattggggtttatcatcTCTCGAGGCTAGTTCTTGTTCCAAGTTCTACACCTTGTGCTTAAGTTCTTGCATGATTTTCGAGTTGTCATCCCCTGTTCCCCCGAATGGACGCCTTTTCGGGAGATCTGGAGTGCTGGTCTTCTCGTCGGGACAGTGGCCTCGACTGTTCGCGAGAGGCAACTGCGGAGCTTACCCTGCTTCTCATGCGGTCTCCTCCCTCCTCCCGGAGCTCCTCCGACGGCGGAAACAACTCCATATCCACGCCAGGTCCCCACAGACGACGCCAATGTTCGTCTGCTCGGGCATTCGGTGGGTCGGGTTGAACTGGTACTGGAGCAGAGACTCGAAGGGGTTAGGACCTGAGTGCGAGCTGGGATGCTGGAGGAGGATGCTTGCTTGGATTAGTGGGGTGATGATGTGGTTGGGCCACCTGCACGAACTCCGACACTCTAGTCAGTATCCGTACAAAAGGCGGCTATTAGGGTTAGGATAAGTGACGTATCTTTGGGGAGGGGTAGGTCCCTCCCCTTTTATAGTCTGTACTCAGGTAGGCCCTTTGTGGCCAGGCCCACCTTCTTGAAAGCTTCTACTAGCTGTATAGGTATACTACGTGGATGAAGAGATGATGTGCGGGTCACCTCCTAGCTCAGGTCGAGCGACCCGTCGGATTGGCCATTCATGTCCGAACCCGGATCGCTGGTGGGTAGGCCGAAAcaacttaaaaatttaattattaaatattaatattttaaataattaaattattaatatatttattttttattatttcaatatACATTTTATCCAATGTACCGATGTGCGTGCatctttattgttattttattttgaagatATCAGATGTAGTGACGCCATCTTTCATGAATAATTTTAATACTCTACATTAAATCAAAATGATCAggatctatttatttatttattaaataaataaataaatatgttaataaattaataaatagttGTAGAAGCAACGAAGGAATACCAAGTGAAGAAGCTTACGTCTTTCTGCATTATCGCTCCTTTGAATTGGTTCATTTCCCAATCGAAAGGATCACAATCACGAATTCCCCAAACATGGAGAAAGCCATTAACCGACAGAAGGTTCTACTTCACCATCTCAATCCTTCCTCCTCCAACGTCGACttatcttcatcttcatccatCTTTGTGAGCTTCAATCCCATTCCCTTtccaattctttttatttttatttttatctcgcGCGTTGTTCCTATcgccaccttttttttttttttcgtttattCCTTTTTTAATAGCGTATGTGAATTTTGGCTATTTTTGCGACACTTGATTTCTCCGATTGATTATTTCTGCAAATTATTTGTAAAAGGTCTTCATTTTGCATCCTTGTCTGtttattgtaattttaatttgagtaaAGAGCTAACCGATCTGTAAAGCTCGGAAAAGATGGGAATATTCACCTTAGTTCTTTTGATTTTACCTCCACTCTATTGAAGTATTGATCCAAGGTTTATGATACTCACTTTAAACAAGCGTTTGGTTTAGAAGATTCTAGCATTTGAGTCTGTTATCTGTGCAGGTTGTAAATCTAGAACAACCTTTTGTTATTTCTGCAAGAATTTATTCCCTTGATTGATTACTAGCTATCTTGAAAAGAAACTCGTATGAGTTTCTGATACTGGACCGCGGAAACGGTATGCTTGAAGAAATTAAGATATGGATATGTTAGGATACTAAGATACgggataataaatatatatcatgtcataaaatatataaacttgctataaaaaaaattgctaaTTTAAGTATCTTAATGGggtatattatataaatacttaaatgtgtttatttatttcttattctAGAACTTTCATACATATGACAATAATATTTCAGAAAAacctaaattaaaatttataatatataagtaGGAGTATCTAAAATTATCCAGTACCAGTAGAGAGTAGACTTTTGAAAGCTTCCATTCAACATAGATTTTTGGATCAGAATTTTCCGAATcgtttgtttttaaaaattagccATATGATACGTTTGCTATATCTGGTTTTCTTGATTTATTCTTTGCTCAAAAATCTTATAAAATGTTCTTTTTCTATAAGCTTGCTCATGTACTGTGAATTAAACTGATTATGGTATTCTTGTGTTTGTTTGTTGAACATTGGATCAAATAGGCTTCAGTGTGTCTTGCCGGGGACAGTGCTGCTTATCAAAGGACTGGTGTATTTGGGGATGATGTTGTAATTGTGGCGTAAGTTTAACTCTTAGTCAAATTAAACATGTTATTTTAACGAATAGTATTTACGTACGAATATTAAACATCAATGTTGGAGTGAATTCATGGTTTATTGATCCTTCTTTGAATGCGAATATTTTACCTATTTGCAGAGCATATAGGACTGCCATATGTAAAGCTAAACGTGGTGGTTTCAAAGACACCCCTGCTGATGATCTATTAGCTCCTGTTTTGAAGGtttgatattcaatttttatttttattttattttattttttcactttaGAAATTTAACATGTTATCATAAACATGTTGATTATGTACGTTGACTTTGTACCTTGTTCACATTCCAGTCTGTTAAATGTGCCCATTTACATGAACATGATTTTGTAAGGCTTTATTGTAGGCTGTAGTAGAGAAAACCAACTTGAACCCGAGTGAAGTTGGTGATATTGTTGTGGGTTCTGTATTGGCCCCTGGTGCTCTAAGAGCTACAGAATGCCGAATGGCTGCATTTTATGCTGGTTTCCCTGGTATAGGtctttatgtttttgaatttgataaATGATTGTGGTTTAATATCTTGACATATGACAATTATTTCCCTGGTATAGGtctttatgtttttgaatttgataaATGATTGTGGTTTAATATCTTGACATATGACAATTATTTCTCCTATCCAGAAACTGTCCCTGTTAGGACAGTTAATAGGCAATGTTCATCTGGGCTTCAGGCTGTTGCTGATGTAGCTGCATCTATAAGGGCTGGGTTCTATGAAATTGGTGAGgatatatcaaattattttgcACGTCTTATGAGTGCTGTTACCTTTTTGGCACCTTTTGTTCATGACTTACTGGCTTTTCTGTGTAGGTATTGGTGCTGGTTTGGAATCTATGTCAACTAATGCAATGGGATGGGACGGAGATGTCAATCCTAAAGTATTATTTTCCTCTATTCTACCACCATTCTCCAATTTTAGTATCTGGAAAACCTCTTCAATGGCTACAAGGTGCTGATATATTATACTCTGTTGATAGGTAAAACAGTTTGAGCAAGCCCGAAACTGCCTTCTTCCAATGGGGGTTACCTCTGAGAATGTTGCACAGCGTTTTGGGGTGTCAAGGAAGGAACAGGATCAGGCTGTGCTGGAAAATTTAAAGATGAGATTATACCGGTTTCCACCAAGGTATTTGCTGTTTCAGTGCATAGCTAATCTATATTTGGAGTTTTAGCCTTAAATGAACTTTTCCCCCCAAAACAGATTGTGGACCCCAAAACTGGTGATGAGACGCCTGTGACCATTTCCGTTGATGATGGAATTAGACCTAATGCCTCAGTGGCTGATCTTGGAAAGCTCAAACCTGTGTTTAAGAAAGATGGATCAACCACTGCTGGTATAATAAGATAATTAAAGTTAATAGTTCATTTTCTCGAATTATATTTGATACTTTCACTGCTTGGTCGCTTGATTTTAGGTAATTCGAGCCAGGTGAGTGATGGTGCTGGGGCTGTTTTACTGATGAAAAGGAGTACTGCAATGCAAAAAGGACTACCCATCCTTGGCGTTTTCAGGTATTCAATCGGTAACATAGAAGTTATGATCCTTCGCAAAATTTGTATGCGGATTTCAAATTGGAATGTGCATGTCCCTCAATGAATACTGGGCAATAGATTTTCAAATATGATGTACTCCAGAAgtgaaaaaacaaaacaaaataatttaaaaaaaaaaaagaagcgcCTTATTTTAATCTGAAGAAGATTATTTTCTTGATTGTTATGCAGGTCATTTTCTGCAGTTGGTGTTGATCCTGCTATCATGGGTGTTGGCCCAGCTGCTGCAATTCCAGTTGCTGTAAAGGCTGCAGGTCTAGAGCTTGATGATATTGATCTTTTTGAAATAAATGAGGTACTATAATTGTCACTATGGATCAATGGGCTAAACAATATTGCTGTCTCACTTCTTAGCTCCATTTGTGTATATTCTTAACTTGCATGGTTTGCATTTGTTCAGGCATTTGCTTCTCAGTTTGTATATTGCCGGAACAAGTTGGGACTCGATGCTGAAAAGATCAATGTTAATGGTGGTGCAATGGCCCTTGGACATCCTTTGGGTGCAACAGGTATATACCAAAAGTTCCACCACGATATTCCTAAAGCTGCAACACCATTGCTGATTAATAAAGTCTAACTTGTCATACTCCTTGGCCTGTGATTCTGCTGATTTATaagaaatttatcttttttatgtgAACACTATCTTTTGTCATCCTTGTGAAGTTCACAAACCAAAACTCGATTGCTGTTTCTTGTACTTTATGACCTGTAGTACTTGACATTCTTATTATTTTGCAACTTGTTACTTGTTCCAGGTGCGCGATGCACTGCAACGCTGTTGCATGAAATGAAGCGCCGCGGAAAAGACTGTCGGTTTGGAGTCATTTCTATGTGCATAGGTACAGTTCCTTTGAACATGCATGCATGTGCGTACCCATTGTGCCTGAATACTGCATTGCAGGTGATAATGGCTATTTATATTTTGAGCAGGAACTGGAATGGGGGCAGCTGCTGTCTTTGAGAGAGGTGATGGTGTTGATGAGCTAAGCAATGCGCGAAAAGTGGCTACCAACAACCTTCTATCCAAGGATGCTCGTTAGAAATTTGTTACTCCATCGTCGTTTGGTTTGGTGAtcgttaattaaaaataaagccTTGTTTTGTGATATTGAAAATGTCATCACTTGAAGAAGGATTTAGTCCTTTATATTCTTAATAGAcgtgttatttttattgtttagacTTTATCTGCAAAGTCACTATAGTTTAGAAATATTATTGTATTGAAAGGAAGGGCTCAAGGAATAGAATTTGTAACGAGCATTCGGTGCATGGGACAATGCTATCACCCATAAGCATAAGTTTTTATTAAATCTTAGTTTAAATTTACATTGATAACTTATATTAAATCTGCACTTTTAAATTATCATGGGTTATGTATTTGAGTTTTGATTTTGGAGAAAAAGGCTTGTAATTATCTTTAGCTCTAAAACAAGAATTTGTAAATACATCCAAGATGTGATACGAATGACCG
This sequence is a window from Arachis duranensis cultivar V14167 chromosome 2, aradu.V14167.gnm2.J7QH, whole genome shotgun sequence. Protein-coding genes within it:
- the LOC107474314 gene encoding LOW QUALITY PROTEIN: 3-ketoacyl-CoA thiolase 2, peroxisomal-like (The sequence of the model RefSeq protein was modified relative to this genomic sequence to represent the inferred CDS: inserted 1 base in 1 codon), encoding MEKAINRQKVLLHHLNPSSSNVDLSSSSSIFASVCLAGDSAAYQRTGVFGDDVVIVAAYRTAICKAKRGGFKDTPADDLLAPVLKAVVEKTNLNPSEVGDIVVGSVLAPGALRATECRMAAFYAGFPETVPVRTVNRQCSSGLQAVADVAASIRAGFYEIGIGAGLESMSTNAMGWDGDVNPKVKQFEQARNCLLPMGVTSENVAQRFGVSRKEQDQAXAGKFKDEIIPVSTKIVDPKTGDETPVTISVDDGIRPNASVADLGKLKPVFKKDGSTTAGNSSQVSDGAGAVLLMKRSTAMQKGLPILGVFRSFSAVGVDPAIMGVGPAAAIPVAVKAAGLELDDIDLFEINEAFASQFVYCRNKLGLDAEKINVNGGAMALGHPLGATGARCTATLLHEMKRRGKDCRFGVISMCIGTGMGAAAVFERGDGVDELSNARKVATNNLLSKDAR